A portion of the Chryseobacterium tructae genome contains these proteins:
- a CDS encoding L-serine ammonia-lyase, producing the protein MESISVFEIIKVGIGPSSSHTMGPWNAASAFIRIIKRERSIEEVKEVFLEFFGSLAKTGIGHGTDIAGMLGLNGEDYKTIDTTKIDQKIDYIKSTQTITLGGEKVIPFIYGHHLILNMKKSLDFHPNGMIFRAVFEDGTELVQDFYSVGGGFIASQEKNSIQKQCVRTIYPCHKASDIAKYCEKLGLSKVSDLIFINEESWRTQEETRQEALYIWQQIKECIYKGVNKEGILPGGLNVTRRAAGINRKLLGDKIYKNKDEWFQQVVDAEENFTNINKWIACFALAVNEENASFGRIITAPTNGASGVIPAVLMYSQAFTDSISDDDIIRFLLVAGEIGTLFKKNATISAAMGGCQAEIGVSSAMAAAGLTEILGGSVGQVLMAAEIAMEHHLGLTCDPIRGLVQIPCIERNTMGAMKAITAANIALESDPTKAKVTLDEVIQTMWETALSMSDRFKETSEGGLAIAVNVPEC; encoded by the coding sequence ATGGAATCAATATCGGTTTTTGAGATTATTAAAGTAGGGATAGGCCCGTCCAGTTCGCATACGATGGGGCCATGGAATGCTGCATCTGCATTTATCAGAATTATAAAAAGAGAAAGATCAATAGAAGAAGTTAAAGAAGTTTTTCTTGAATTTTTTGGCTCATTGGCCAAAACGGGAATCGGCCACGGAACAGATATCGCAGGAATGCTGGGTCTGAACGGTGAAGATTATAAAACGATTGATACTACAAAAATTGACCAGAAAATAGATTATATAAAAAGTACTCAAACCATTACTCTGGGTGGTGAGAAGGTAATTCCGTTTATTTATGGGCATCATTTGATTCTTAATATGAAGAAATCTCTTGATTTCCATCCGAATGGAATGATCTTCAGAGCGGTTTTTGAAGATGGAACAGAGCTTGTTCAGGATTTCTATTCTGTAGGCGGCGGTTTTATTGCCAGCCAGGAAAAAAATTCCATTCAAAAACAATGTGTACGTACGATATACCCTTGTCATAAAGCTTCAGATATTGCAAAATACTGTGAGAAACTAGGACTTAGTAAGGTTTCTGATCTTATTTTTATTAATGAAGAAAGCTGGAGAACTCAGGAAGAGACAAGACAAGAAGCGCTTTATATCTGGCAGCAAATCAAAGAATGTATTTACAAAGGTGTAAATAAAGAAGGTATTCTTCCCGGTGGATTAAATGTAACCAGAAGAGCAGCCGGAATTAATAGAAAATTACTAGGAGATAAAATCTATAAAAATAAAGATGAATGGTTTCAGCAGGTTGTTGATGCCGAAGAAAACTTTACCAATATCAATAAATGGATTGCCTGCTTTGCATTGGCCGTGAATGAAGAGAACGCCAGCTTTGGAAGAATTATTACAGCACCTACCAATGGAGCAAGTGGTGTAATTCCGGCTGTTCTGATGTATTCTCAGGCTTTTACAGACTCTATCAGTGATGATGATATTATCCGTTTCTTATTAGTTGCGGGAGAAATCGGAACCCTATTTAAGAAAAATGCTACGATCTCTGCAGCAATGGGAGGTTGTCAGGCTGAAATAGGGGTTTCATCTGCGATGGCAGCTGCAGGACTTACTGAAATCTTAGGTGGAAGTGTAGGACAGGTTTTAATGGCAGCAGAAATTGCTATGGAGCATCACCTTGGCTTAACTTGTGATCCTATCAGAGGACTTGTGCAGATTCCATGTATTGAAAGAAATACAATGGGAGCAATGAAGGCTATCACAGCAGCCAATATCGCATTGGAAAGTGATCCTACCAAAGCAAAAGTGACTTTGGATGAAGTCATTCAAACCATGTGGGAAACGGCTCTTTCTATGAGCGACCGCTTTAAAGAAACTTCTGAAGGAGGCTTGGCTATTGCGGTGAATGTTCCGGAATGCTAG
- a CDS encoding FMN-dependent NADH-azoreductase: MKILIINASVRSEKSYSRKLTQLFVENRKTKYPSDIFTYRETGIDTIPNIDEHWIAGAFKKPSDRTEENRKALQLSDELVKELKEHDMYVIGAPMYNWSIPGGLKAYIDQVMRINETWKFRSGIPDGDYVGLLENKKAFILSSRGDTGYGENEKNGHINFQTTYLKHILGIMGVTDTTVFSLDNEEFGGEIFENSKNEIFNTIHSIT; the protein is encoded by the coding sequence ATGAAAATACTGATTATCAATGCTAGCGTAAGAAGCGAAAAATCTTACAGCAGAAAACTAACCCAGCTTTTTGTTGAAAACCGGAAAACCAAATATCCTTCCGATATATTCACTTACAGGGAAACTGGAATTGACACCATCCCCAATATTGATGAACATTGGATTGCCGGAGCCTTTAAAAAACCATCAGACAGAACAGAAGAAAACAGAAAAGCTTTACAACTAAGTGATGAACTGGTAAAGGAGCTTAAAGAACATGATATGTATGTTATTGGCGCCCCAATGTACAATTGGTCTATTCCTGGAGGATTAAAAGCCTATATTGATCAGGTCATGAGAATTAATGAAACCTGGAAATTCAGATCCGGCATTCCTGATGGTGATTATGTAGGGCTTCTTGAAAACAAAAAAGCATTTATATTATCAAGTCGTGGCGACACCGGATATGGCGAAAATGAAAAAAACGGACATATTAATTTTCAGACGACTTATCTAAAACATATCTTAGGAATCATGGGAGTTACAGATACGACTGTCTTTTCACTGGATAACGAAGAATTTGGTGGTGAGATCTTTGAAAACTCAAAAAATGAGATCTTCAATACAATTCATTCTATCACATAA
- a CDS encoding Crp/Fnr family transcriptional regulator has translation METLIKSITQHVPLTPEEISLCKSYWTERTLEKGDFLLRNGEICRHDSYIVSGILKAFCINTENGNEEILFLAIDHWWATDISSFSKQKASIYNIQAIEKTTLLQINQSSFQKMLEKIPSLEKYFRIILEGYLGTLEKRIVFNHMLKAEQRYYDFLETYPDIASRVPQYLIASYLGVSAEFISRIRKKNKSS, from the coding sequence ATGGAAACATTAATTAAGAGCATTACACAGCATGTTCCGCTTACTCCGGAAGAGATTTCCCTTTGTAAGAGTTACTGGACAGAGAGAACGTTGGAAAAAGGGGATTTCCTTTTAAGAAACGGAGAAATCTGCCGACACGACAGCTATATTGTTTCAGGCATTTTAAAGGCTTTTTGCATCAATACTGAAAATGGAAATGAAGAGATACTCTTTTTAGCTATTGACCATTGGTGGGCTACCGATATCTCCAGTTTTTCTAAACAGAAAGCATCTATTTATAATATACAGGCTATTGAAAAGACAACTCTTCTGCAGATCAATCAGTCCTCCTTTCAAAAAATGCTGGAAAAAATTCCCTCTTTGGAAAAATACTTCAGAATCATTTTAGAAGGTTACTTAGGAACTCTTGAGAAGAGAATTGTTTTTAACCACATGCTTAAGGCGGAACAGAGATATTATGATTTTCTGGAAACCTATCCGGATATCGCCTCCAGAGTTCCACAATATTTAATAGCATCCTATTTAGGAGTATCTGCGGAATTTATAAGCAGGATCAGGAAAAAAAATAAATCCTCTTGA